The genomic window CCTCGCGCCGCTCGGGCGCGTACGCGACGAGCACCCGCTCCGGACCGTCCGCCGCGGCCGCGCCGTTCGCCGCCACGTACTCGAGAATCCGGTTCGTCTTCAGCGAGAACCCGGTCGCCGGCGCCGGGCGGCCGAACTGGCCGAGCAAATTGTCGTACCGGCCGCCGCTGAGCACCGGGAAGCCGAGATCCGACGCGTAGCCTTCGAACGTGAGCCCCGTATAGTAATTGAAGTCGCCCGTCATCGTCAGGTCGATCAGCACGTCGCTGACCGCATCGTACGCGCTCAGCACCGCCCACACCTCGCACAAGTGGCGGATGGCCGCCTGCGCCGACGGGCTCGCCGACAGCGCCAGCGCCTGCTCGCACACCTCAAGCCCGCCGCGCAGCCGCAGGATGCCCTCCAGCTCCTCGCGCACGTCTCCCGGCAGCTCCAAGCGGCGGAGCGCCTCCCGGTAGCCGACGTAATCGCGGCGCAGCAAGTTTTCCTTCAGCTCCTCCTGCGCTTCGACCTGACCCGGCAGCGTCTCTTCGAACAAGCCGTGCAGGAAGCCGACGTGACCGAGCGCCACCCGGAACTTCCGGACGCCGGCCGCCTTCAGGCACGCGATCGACAGCGCGATCACCTCGGCGTCCGCCTCCGCGCTGCCGTCGCCGACGAGCTCGACGCCCGTCTGGAAAAATTCCGAATTGCGTCCCGCTTCCTCCTCGATCGCGCGAAACACGTTCGCATGGTACGCGAGCCGTATCGGCAGCGGCTGCTCGCGCAGCAACGACGACACGACGCGCGCGATCGGCGCCGTCATGTCGGAGCGCATGACGAGCGTCGTCCCCCACCGATCGAGCAGCTTGAACAGCTTCTTGTCGGTCGTGGCGCTCGCCACGCCGACCGTATCGTAAAACTCCAGCGTCGGAGTCATAATTTCCCGATAGCCCCAGCGGCGCATGCATTCCATCACGTTCGCCTCGATTCGGCGAAGCCGTTCGACCGCCTCCGGCAAATAGTCGGTCACGCCGACCGGTTTTTCGAACACCTTCGGTTTAGACACCGTTGTCCCTCCCGGATTCCTTTAACACGTTAAAGTGCTACCATATTAGCAAATGAAAGCATTTATACGTAACTATATCACGCGGCATGGAAGGCGTCAATCCGCCCCGGTCGCCGAACGAGTCTCGCCCGAAGCGGAGCCCGGCTGCCGATTCCGGCGGACCTGGGACGGACCCCGGCACTCCGTCTACGACCGTTCCGGCGCCGCCCCGTTCTCCTCTTCCGCCGGCTTGACACCGTCGCGAGACCCCGCCCTCCCCAGCTCCCGCATCGGATTGCCGCCGACGAAGGCGCCCGGCGCGACGTCCTTATGCACGACCGAGCCGGCCGCCACGACGGCCCCGTCGCCGATGACGACGCCAGGCAATATCGTGCAGTTCGCCCCGATCATGACCTCGTCGCCGATGACGACGTCGCCGAGCCGGTATTCCCGGATCAAATACTCATGCGTCAATATCGTCGTGTTATACCCGATGATGCAGTTCCGCCCGACGCGAATCCGCTCCGGGAAAAATACGTCCGGCATCACCATCAGCGCGAACGACGTTTTCTCTCCCACGGTCATGCCGAGCACCTTCCGGTATATCCACCGCTTAATGCTCAACAAGGGCGTGTATCGGGAAATCTGGATAAAAATAAAGTTCCGCACGGCTTTGAAAAAATTCACCGTGCGGTACATATGCCAAAGCGCGTTCGCGTCCCCTGCCGGGGCCGGATATCGTTCCAGTCGCCTCATGGCCGTCTTCCCTCTTTCGCGGCGCCGGCGCCGGTCTCGACGATCGACGGCAGCTCCCGCAAATCCTCGATCCAGTAATCCGGTTCGCAGCGCATGAGATGCTCCTTGCTCTTGATCGACCAGGCGACGCCGGCCGAGCGGACGCCCGCCGCGCGGGCCGCCAGCAGATCGGCGGCGCTGTCGCCGACCATAAGCGTCGACGCCTTATCGGCGCCGAGCGCCTCGACCGCCTTCAGCACCGGCTCCGGATGCGGCTTCGCGTTCATGACGTCGTCCAGCGTGACGATCGTATCCATGTATTCGTATAAGCCGCACAACGTAAGGCCCATTTCCGACGTCTTGCGGATTTTCGTCGTGACGACGCCCATGCGGACGCCGAGCGACCGGAGCCGTTCCATCGTTTCCTTCGCATGAGGGAACGGCTTCACCAGCGCGTCGTGATGCTTCAAGTTGTACTCCCGGTAAATGCCGATCAGTTCGTCCACTTCTTCGTCGGTCGCCACGCCGGCCGTTTCCCGGAACATGTCGTGCAGCTTTCCGCCCATGAACGGGGTCAAACGCTCCCGCGTAACCATCGTCCACCCTTTGCGCTCCCACACGTACTCGAACGAGCGGAATATGAGCTCGTTCGTATCCAGTATCGTGCCGTCCAAATCAAACAGTACGGTTCGGATCATGCGTTTCGCTTCGCTCCTGTCGTGTTTCTTCCGCCTTCTCGGACGCTTGCGGTCCCGCCTGCGCCGAATTTCCGCCCGCCGCTTCGCCGATGACTGCCTGGGGCTTCGACGAAACAATCGGATCCGAATATTTAGCGGACGAATACCCTTTGGACCGGCGGTAGACGATGAGCGCGATGGCCGCCAAAATGAGCAGCACGGCCAGCAGCTGCGAAACGCGGATGTTGCCGTAGTCCATTTTGCCCGGCGGCGCGAGCATCAGCATCGGCGACCAGAGCGTTTCCAGCAGCCGGTCCAGCCATACCGGCCCGGTGAACGCCAGCGAGTCGGTCCGCAGCCCTTCGATGAAAAAGCGCCCCGCCGAATACCAAATGAAGTAGCTTAGCAGCAGCTCCCCCGAACGCAGGAACGGCATGCGCCGGAGCGCGAACAACACGAGCAGTCCCGCCAAGTTCCACAGCGATTCATAGAGGAACGTCGGATGACGGAACATCTCGCCGATATACATTTGCTCTACGATGAAGTTCGGCAGCCGGAGCGTCTCCCGCAGGAACGCCTCGGTCACGGGGCTTCCGTACGCCTCTTGATTCATGAAGTTGCCCCAGCGGCCGATCGCTTGTCCGGCGATCAAGCTCGGCGCGCAAATGTCCGCGATGCGCCAGAAGTTGTACCCTTTTTTCCGAATATAAATGTATCCGGACAACAGCGCGCCGATTAAGGCGCCGTATATCGCGATGCCGCCCTCCCAGATGCGGAACACCGCAAGCGGGTCGTGCTGGTAGTCTTGCCAACGGAAAGCGACGTAATAGATGCGCGCGGCGATAACCGCCGACGGCACGCCGATCAGCAGCAGGTCCATGAAGAAGTCGGGCACGATGCCGAACCGTTTCCCCTCTTGGACCGCGAGCGCGAGGCCGGCCAACGCGGCCGTCCCCAAAATAATTCCGTACCAATGCACCGTCAGCGGCCCCAATGTGAACGCGATCGGGTCCAGCGCCAAAGCATAACCCATGAAGCGGCCTCCCTTTCGTTATTCGACCTCGTCGTAATCTTCCGCGATCGTTTCCGTCAGACGGTTCGTGAATTGCTGCGCCGCGTTGTAGCCCATCCGCTTCAGGCGGTAATTCATCGCCGCCACCTCGATGATGACCGCGAGGTTCCGTCCCGGACGGACCGGAATCGTCACGAGCGGCAAATCCGTATCGATGATGCGCGTCTTCTCTTCGTCGAGGCCGAGCCGATCGTATTGTTTGTCCTGCTGCCAATTCTCGAGCCGGGCGACGACGGAAATTTTCTTATAGTTGCGCACCGCGCCCGCGCCGAACAGCGTCATCACGTTGATGATGCCAAGGCCGCGAATTTCGAGCAAATGCCGAATCAAATCCGGCGCGTTGCCGTGCAGCTCGTTGTCCGCCGTTTGGCGAATTTCGACCGCGTCGTCCGCGACGAGCCGGTGACCGCGCTTGACCAGCTCGAGCGCGGTTTCGCTTTTCCCGATGCCGCTGGAGCCCGTGATGAGCATGCCTACGCCGTAAATGTCCACGAGCACCCCGTGAATCGTCGTCGACGGCGCCAATCGATTCTCCAGGAAGCCCGTGATGCGGCTTGCGATCGTCGTCGTCGGCATCGGGCTGCGCAGCAGCGGAATATGGTGAGCCTCCGCGGCGTTCAGCAGCTCCGCCGGCACGTCGAGGCCGCGCGTCACGACCAAACAAGGCGTGTCCTCTTGGCACAGCACCTCCGCCCGTTCCCGGCGCGTTCCTTCCGGCAGCGTCTCGAAGAACGACATCTCTGTCACGCCGAGCAGCTGCACCCGTTCCTTCGCATAATAGTTAGAATACCCCGCGAGCACCAATCCCGGCCGGTGCAAGTCGGCTACAGTGATAGGCCTTTTCAATCCATCTTCGCCGGCAAGCACTTCCAAACCGAACTGCTTGACCAAATCGGCGGCTTTCACCTTTTTCGCCATATATGAACGTCTCCCTACGCAGTTGACTTCATTTCCCATCGTACACGTAACGGGATACGGAAATCAACCGTTCTTCCTCATAAGAAAAAGCCGACGGCAATCGTCGGCTCCGATTATAACCCTTTTCTCGTCATCACTATAAGGCATGCTGTATGGATGAGAGCGACAATTCCGATCCCTACGAGCCACCACAGCGAGAAATCCGAAACGACCGAGGCGATGATCAATCCGTATCCGAGCCCGACGGCGAGCATTCCGGCGTTGAACGCCGCTGTGCCGTTATAGCGCGTAACGGCCTTGCGCCGCTTCCACATGGCAGCTGCCAGTACGGACCAACCGGCCAAGACGAGAACGATCCCGACCCCGTCGACGACCCCGGGACCGTGCGCCTCGCTAAAGGCGAATAGACGCGGTCCCTCGTCGGGCAAAGCGATCAAAAACACTCCGACGCCACACAATACTAAAAAGGAGACGATCGCAGCTTTCACGCAGATACCTCCTGTTTTAGGATACCTCGCGACGTTGTCGACGCATACCAAGACAGGTCATTTTCTTCTAAAAGCAAAAGCCACCCCTGCGGGTGGCTCTCGTCGGTCATCTTACAAGAATACGTTCTTTTCCGTTTCTTTGTCGAACACGTGCGCCTTGTTCATGTCGAACGCGAGGCGGAGGTTTGCGCCTTCCTTCACGCCCGCACGGCCGTCGACGCGCGCGATGATGGATTCGGTGCCGATTCCAGCGAGGTACAGGAACATTTCGTGGCCCAAGTTCTCGGCGACTTCGACGTTCGCGTTCACGATGCTGTTCGGGGACGCTTCAAGGAAGATCGGCTCTTGATGAATGTCTTCCGGACGAATGCCGAACACGACTTCTTTGCCGACGTAGCCCTTCTCGCGAAGCACTTTCGCGCGGCCTTCCGGGAACACGATGTCGACGCCGTTCGCCTTGAAGCGAACTTGGCCGCCCTCTTCGGACGTCCGGCCGCTGATGAAGTTCATCGCCGGGGAGCCGATGAAGCCTGCTACGAACATGTTGACCGGGTAGTTGTACACTTCTTCCGGCGTAGCGGCTTGCTGGATGAAGCCGTCCTTCATAACGACGATCCGGCTGCCCATCGTCATTGCTTCCGTCTGGTCGTGCGTTACGTATACGACGGTCGTCTCAAGGCGCTTGTGCAGCTTGGAGATTTCCGCGCGCATCTGTACGCGCAGCTTCGCGTCAAGGTTGGACAGCGGTTCGTCCATCAGGAACACTTGCGGTTCGCGGACGATCGCGCGGCCGAGGGCGACACGCTGACGCTGACCGCCGGAAAGCGCCTTCGGTTTACGCTCGAGCAGGTGCTCGATGTCGAGAATTTTCGCCGCTTCGCGGACGCGCTTGTCGATGTCGGCTTTCTTGAACTTACGGAGCTTCAAACCGAAAGCCATGTTTTGATATACGTTCATGTGCGGGTAGAGGGCGTAGGACTGGAATACCATCGCGATGTCGCGATCCTTCGGAGCCACATCGTTCACGAGGCGGTCGCCGATGTAGAGCGAACCCTCGGAGATTTCCTCGAGACCTGCGATCATCCGGAGCGTCGTCGATTTACCGCAGCCGGACGGACCGACCAATACCAAAAATTCCTTATCTTTAATATCCAAGTGGAAGTCGGATACGGAAGGCGTATCGGATCCCGGGTATCTTTTGTAAATGTGTTCCAAGCGTACTCCTGCCATGGTTAAGTCCCCCTTAACACGATTGATTTCTTGATAGCCTCATTCTACATCACCGTGGGCGGGACGACTATGCACAAGGTCTACAAAAAAACTATTTCCTTTTCGTTACTTTATACAACATCAGCGCGATTCGCACGAGCACCGCGTGATCGAAGTCTCGGACGTCCATGCCCGTCTCCTGTTTGAACTTGTCCAGCCGGTATAAAAGCGTATTCCTATGAATATATAAGCGCTTCGCCGTATCGCTGACGTTGCAATTTTCCGCGAAGAACGCCTCGATCGTCTGCAGCATCTCCGTCTCGAACGCCGGCTCCGCGCGCCGCAGCACCCCTTCCAGGAAGCGAAGCTTCGCTTTGCGCGGGGCGGCGTCGAGCAGCATCTCGAGCCGGAGCTCCCACGGCATATGGATGTTGGAGGAGACGCGGTACGCCCGGCCGAGCTCCACCGTTTCGCGCAGCGCCGCGGCGGTTTGCACGAGCGCCGTGCCCGGCGACACAGGGTACGTGGCGGCGACGTGGCATTCGCCGACCCATTCGTTCGCCGCCATATCCTGCAGCCCGGAGGCGAGCGCGGCGATCGCGTCTTCGAGCGTCTCCTCCTCGCCGTCGCGCTCCTGCGAGAGCAGCGTCTCGTCGGCCAGGATGAGCCACTCCTTCGCATGCAGCGGGACGAGCACGACGTCCGCTTCGAAGAACGACTTCAACAGCTTCTTCAGTTCGTCGTATACGGCAGACGTTTGGCGCTCCGAGTACTCGCCGTACAGAAGCAAGGGCAGCTTCACTCCGCCCAGCTTCGGCCAACGCGCCAGCCCGTCCGGCAGCGCCGCTTCATGGTCGCCGTGATCGAGCCGCTCCACCAGCCAAGCCGATAGCATCGCGGACTGGAGTTCCTCGTCGAACGTCCCGCCCTTCCCCTTGCGTTCGCTTCGCCGGCCTTGTTCTATTAGCAGCGCGATCAAATCTCTCTCCGTTTTCGTCAGTTCGCCATGCACGGCTATG from Paenibacillus sp. includes these protein-coding regions:
- the ppaX gene encoding pyrophosphatase PpaX, which codes for MIRTVLFDLDGTILDTNELIFRSFEYVWERKGWTMVTRERLTPFMGGKLHDMFRETAGVATDEEVDELIGIYREYNLKHHDALVKPFPHAKETMERLRSLGVRMGVVTTKIRKTSEMGLTLCGLYEYMDTIVTLDDVMNAKPHPEPVLKAVEALGADKASTLMVGDSAADLLAARAAGVRSAGVAWSIKSKEHLMRCEPDYWIEDLRELPSIVETGAGAAKEGRRP
- a CDS encoding ATP phosphoribosyltransferase regulatory subunit, encoding MSKPKVFEKPVGVTDYLPEAVERLRRIEANVMECMRRWGYREIMTPTLEFYDTVGVASATTDKKLFKLLDRWGTTLVMRSDMTAPIARVVSSLLREQPLPIRLAYHANVFRAIEEEAGRNSEFFQTGVELVGDGSAEADAEVIALSIACLKAAGVRKFRVALGHVGFLHGLFEETLPGQVEAQEELKENLLRRDYVGYREALRRLELPGDVREELEGILRLRGGLEVCEQALALSASPSAQAAIRHLCEVWAVLSAYDAVSDVLIDLTMTGDFNYYTGLTFEGYASDLGFPVLSGGRYDNLLGQFGRPAPATGFSLKTNRILEYVAANGAAAADGPERVLVAYAPERREEALRRANALRSAGERTAVTTARIESESEWNELNEAAGAVVFRGAAYDRVVTFG
- the lgt gene encoding prolipoprotein diacylglyceryl transferase is translated as MGYALALDPIAFTLGPLTVHWYGIILGTAALAGLALAVQEGKRFGIVPDFFMDLLLIGVPSAVIAARIYYVAFRWQDYQHDPLAVFRIWEGGIAIYGALIGALLSGYIYIRKKGYNFWRIADICAPSLIAGQAIGRWGNFMNQEAYGSPVTEAFLRETLRLPNFIVEQMYIGEMFRHPTFLYESLWNLAGLLVLFALRRMPFLRSGELLLSYFIWYSAGRFFIEGLRTDSLAFTGPVWLDRLLETLWSPMLMLAPPGKMDYGNIRVSQLLAVLLILAAIALIVYRRSKGYSSAKYSDPIVSSKPQAVIGEAAGGNSAQAGPQASEKAEETRQERSETHDPNRTV
- a CDS encoding PucR family transcriptional regulator → MELETLRTKLEAILDKKVTAHEAAIEPAPGIESFAANDGVIAVHGELTKTERDLIALLIEQGRRSERKGKGGTFDEELQSAMLSAWLVERLDHGDHEAALPDGLARWPKLGGVKLPLLLYGEYSERQTSAVYDELKKLLKSFFEADVVLVPLHAKEWLILADETLLSQERDGEEETLEDAIAALASGLQDMAANEWVGECHVAATYPVSPGTALVQTAAALRETVELGRAYRVSSNIHMPWELRLEMLLDAAPRKAKLRFLEGVLRRAEPAFETEMLQTIEAFFAENCNVSDTAKRLYIHRNTLLYRLDKFKQETGMDVRDFDHAVLVRIALMLYKVTKRK
- a CDS encoding acyltransferase, with protein sequence MRRLERYPAPAGDANALWHMYRTVNFFKAVRNFIFIQISRYTPLLSIKRWIYRKVLGMTVGEKTSFALMVMPDVFFPERIRVGRNCIIGYNTTILTHEYLIREYRLGDVVIGDEVMIGANCTILPGVVIGDGAVVAAGSVVHKDVAPGAFVGGNPMRELGRAGSRDGVKPAEEENGAAPERS
- the hprK gene encoding HPr(Ser) kinase/phosphatase, translated to MAKKVKAADLVKQFGLEVLAGEDGLKRPITVADLHRPGLVLAGYSNYYAKERVQLLGVTEMSFFETLPEGTRRERAEVLCQEDTPCLVVTRGLDVPAELLNAAEAHHIPLLRSPMPTTTIASRITGFLENRLAPSTTIHGVLVDIYGVGMLITGSSGIGKSETALELVKRGHRLVADDAVEIRQTADNELHGNAPDLIRHLLEIRGLGIINVMTLFGAGAVRNYKKISVVARLENWQQDKQYDRLGLDEEKTRIIDTDLPLVTIPVRPGRNLAVIIEVAAMNYRLKRMGYNAAQQFTNRLTETIAEDYDEVE
- a CDS encoding sn-glycerol-3-phosphate ABC transporter ATP-binding protein UgpC, whose protein sequence is MAGVRLEHIYKRYPGSDTPSVSDFHLDIKDKEFLVLVGPSGCGKSTTLRMIAGLEEISEGSLYIGDRLVNDVAPKDRDIAMVFQSYALYPHMNVYQNMAFGLKLRKFKKADIDKRVREAAKILDIEHLLERKPKALSGGQRQRVALGRAIVREPQVFLMDEPLSNLDAKLRVQMRAEISKLHKRLETTVVYVTHDQTEAMTMGSRIVVMKDGFIQQAATPEEVYNYPVNMFVAGFIGSPAMNFISGRTSEEGGQVRFKANGVDIVFPEGRAKVLREKGYVGKEVVFGIRPEDIHQEPIFLEASPNSIVNANVEVAENLGHEMFLYLAGIGTESIIARVDGRAGVKEGANLRLAFDMNKAHVFDKETEKNVFL